Proteins found in one Massilia sp. H6 genomic segment:
- a CDS encoding HD domain-containing phosphohydrolase, which translates to MSFLSNAAPKLAPWKVLLVDDEPDIHDITKLTLSRFRLDGRALSFVHAYSGAEAKEVLAREKDIALVFLDVVMEREDSGLEVARWMRKELDNQFTRIVLRTGQPGQAPEERVIVDYDINDYKEKTELDRTKLFTTTFAALRAYRDIMQVEDARRLQQNYREGLERVIAASAHIFQQRNLKDFANGLLQQVVALLRLEQSMLLRLKGASVIAGQCQYEVLAKIGEMEGEQIGPELIAQLDDARHNRISRLHGDTYVGYFPNASGKASLLVLKGVEEIAEIDAQLLEVFCSGVAIAFDNILLNQEITDTQAELILRLGDVVESRSHEAGNHVRRMSQVCHLLAQAAGMPEDETATLMHAAPMHDIGKIATPDAVLLKPGKLNDEEWDIMRQHPTVGLQILDGSQRPILKAAAVIAHQHHEKFDGSGYPQGLRGEAIHPYARIVAVADVFDALSHKRCYKDAWPAAKVTEHLREVAGHHLDPFYVNLLIKNMDKALAINAQWPD; encoded by the coding sequence ATGTCTTTCTTGTCTAATGCCGCGCCCAAGCTGGCTCCGTGGAAAGTTCTGCTAGTCGATGACGAACCGGATATCCACGACATCACCAAGCTGACCCTGTCGCGCTTTCGCCTTGACGGGCGTGCACTGAGCTTCGTGCATGCCTACAGCGGAGCCGAAGCCAAGGAAGTGCTGGCGCGCGAGAAGGATATTGCGCTGGTATTCCTGGACGTGGTCATGGAGCGCGAGGACAGCGGCCTGGAAGTGGCGCGCTGGATGCGCAAGGAGCTCGACAACCAATTCACCCGCATCGTGCTGCGTACCGGCCAGCCGGGCCAGGCGCCGGAAGAGCGCGTGATCGTCGACTACGACATCAACGACTACAAGGAAAAGACCGAGCTCGATCGTACCAAGCTGTTTACCACCACCTTCGCTGCACTACGCGCCTACCGCGACATCATGCAGGTCGAGGATGCGCGCCGCCTGCAGCAGAATTACCGCGAAGGCCTGGAGCGCGTGATTGCCGCTTCGGCCCATATTTTCCAGCAGCGTAACCTGAAAGACTTCGCCAACGGCCTGCTGCAGCAGGTGGTGGCGCTGCTGCGCCTGGAGCAGAGCATGCTGCTGCGCCTGAAAGGCGCCAGCGTGATCGCCGGCCAGTGCCAGTACGAAGTACTGGCGAAGATCGGCGAGATGGAAGGCGAACAGATCGGCCCCGAGCTGATCGCCCAGCTCGACGACGCACGCCACAACCGCATCTCGCGCCTGCATGGCGACACCTATGTCGGCTACTTCCCGAATGCCAGCGGCAAGGCCTCGCTCTTGGTGCTCAAGGGCGTCGAAGAGATCGCGGAAATCGACGCCCAGCTGCTCGAGGTGTTCTGCTCGGGCGTGGCGATCGCTTTCGATAACATTTTGCTGAACCAGGAAATCACCGATACCCAGGCCGAGCTGATCCTGCGCCTGGGCGACGTGGTCGAATCGCGCTCGCACGAGGCAGGCAACCACGTGCGCCGCATGTCGCAGGTGTGTCATCTGCTGGCACAGGCCGCCGGCATGCCGGAAGACGAAACCGCCACCCTGATGCACGCCGCGCCAATGCACGACATCGGCAAGATCGCCACGCCAGACGCGGTGCTGCTCAAGCCAGGCAAGCTCAATGACGAAGAGTGGGACATCATGCGCCAGCACCCCACTGTCGGCCTGCAGATCCTGGACGGCTCGCAGCGCCCGATCCTGAAAGCCGCCGCCGTGATCGCGCACCAGCACCACGAGAAATTCGACGGCAGCGGTTACCCGCAAGGCCTGCGCGGCGAAGCGATCCATCCGTACGCGCGCATCGTGGCAGTGGCCGACGTGTTCGACGCCCTGAGCCACAAGCGCTGCTACAAGGACGCCTGGCCCGCCGCCAAGGTGACCGAGCACCTGCGCGAGGTGGCCGGGCATCACCTCGACCCGTTCTATGTGAATTTGCTGATCAAGAACATGGACAAGGCGCTGGCGATCAATGCGCAGTGGCCGGATTAA
- a CDS encoding GAF domain-containing protein, which yields MERLDRLEAVQSMLLEIGQLSTSCSDITDFIGAVHRALGRIMYAANFYVALCDREGGTIHFPYFVDEIDNEVPAPGQRVALAAPEQSPTSWVVVNRQRLMITADDFEARDREGMQWGHGSAAEHWMGVPLLDRHQQALGAMVIQSYTRDVTYSAEDQALFTQIANHVSNALQGMQSMDRLERAVKERTAALAIEVAERGRAEQVQHALYQIANLSAQALDTATLSASLHRIVGELMVAENFLIGLYHPDTQEISIPYFVDQKDREAPVKRFPFGKAMCSYVLSSKQAQLHDATSFSHLVANGLVHEPLGNADIASWMGAPMLVHEQPYGVLIVQSYDPAIVYTKADLDLLAFMASHVAVALARMQADRRMRKAKDALEAQNAALSVALTRLQEAQSELVRQEKLASLGRLVAGVAHEINTPLGICVTATSHLVQELKLTREELAAGEMTEESLDSFLDIIDQSLRIMTTNTQRAASLVRSFKQVAVDQSSDDIRHFKLHAYLSEVLLSLQPKFKGRKVTVEVDCPQDLVLDSFPGAVSQIVTNMVMNSLVHGFEHEQPGRITIRAALQDGQVLFEYADDGAGMDRETLDKLFDPFFTTRRGLGGSGLGAHILYNLVTGALGGTVRATSAPGQGLHYELRFPSSRRVAR from the coding sequence ATGGAACGTCTCGACCGGCTGGAAGCCGTCCAGTCGATGCTGCTCGAAATCGGGCAGTTGTCGACCAGCTGCAGCGATATCACCGATTTCATCGGCGCCGTCCACCGCGCGCTGGGCCGCATCATGTACGCGGCCAACTTCTATGTGGCGCTGTGCGACCGCGAGGGCGGCACCATCCATTTTCCGTATTTCGTCGACGAAATCGACAACGAGGTGCCGGCCCCGGGCCAGCGCGTCGCCCTGGCCGCGCCGGAGCAGTCGCCCACTTCGTGGGTGGTGGTGAACCGCCAGCGCCTGATGATCACGGCCGACGATTTCGAGGCGCGCGACCGCGAAGGCATGCAGTGGGGCCATGGCAGCGCCGCCGAGCACTGGATGGGCGTGCCGCTGCTCGACCGGCACCAGCAGGCGCTGGGCGCGATGGTCATCCAGAGCTATACCAGGGACGTCACCTACAGCGCGGAAGACCAGGCGCTGTTTACGCAGATTGCCAACCACGTCTCGAACGCGCTGCAAGGGATGCAGAGCATGGACCGGCTCGAACGGGCGGTGAAGGAACGCACCGCCGCGCTGGCGATCGAGGTGGCCGAACGCGGCCGCGCCGAGCAGGTGCAGCACGCGCTGTACCAGATCGCCAACCTGTCGGCGCAGGCGCTCGACACCGCCACGCTGTCGGCCAGCCTGCACCGCATCGTCGGCGAGCTGATGGTGGCGGAGAATTTCCTGATCGGGCTCTACCACCCGGACACGCAGGAAATCAGCATTCCTTATTTCGTCGACCAGAAAGACCGCGAAGCGCCGGTCAAGCGCTTCCCGTTCGGCAAGGCGATGTGTTCGTACGTGTTGTCGAGCAAGCAGGCGCAGCTTCACGACGCAACCAGCTTCAGCCACCTGGTTGCCAACGGCCTGGTACACGAACCGCTCGGCAATGCCGACATCGCCAGCTGGATGGGCGCACCGATGCTGGTACACGAACAGCCCTACGGCGTGCTGATCGTGCAGAGCTACGACCCGGCCATCGTCTACACCAAGGCCGACCTCGACCTGCTGGCCTTCATGGCCAGCCACGTCGCGGTGGCGCTGGCGCGGATGCAGGCCGACCGCCGCATGCGCAAGGCCAAGGACGCGCTGGAAGCGCAAAACGCGGCGCTGAGCGTGGCCCTGACCCGCCTGCAAGAAGCGCAGTCGGAGCTGGTGCGCCAGGAAAAACTGGCCTCGCTCGGACGCCTGGTGGCCGGGGTGGCGCACGAGATCAATACCCCGCTGGGCATCTGCGTGACCGCGACCAGCCACCTGGTGCAGGAACTCAAGCTCACGCGCGAAGAACTGGCTGCCGGCGAGATGACCGAAGAGAGCCTGGACTCCTTCCTGGACATCATTGACCAGTCGCTGCGCATCATGACCACCAACACCCAGCGCGCGGCCAGCCTGGTGCGCAGCTTCAAGCAGGTCGCGGTGGACCAGTCTTCGGACGACATCCGCCACTTCAAGCTGCATGCCTACCTGAGCGAAGTGCTGCTGTCGCTGCAGCCCAAGTTCAAGGGCCGCAAGGTGACGGTGGAAGTGGATTGCCCGCAGGACCTGGTGCTCGACAGCTTCCCGGGCGCGGTCTCGCAGATCGTCACCAACATGGTCATGAACTCGCTGGTGCACGGCTTCGAGCACGAGCAGCCAGGCAGGATCACGATCCGCGCCGCGCTGCAAGACGGCCAGGTGCTATTCGAGTATGCCGACGACGGCGCCGGCATGGACCGGGAAACGCTCGACAAGCTGTTCGACCCGTTCTTCACCACCAGGCGCGGGCTTGGCGGCAGCGGGCTGGGCGCGCACATCCTGTACAACCTGGTGACGGGCGCGCTGGGCGGCACGGTGCGCGCGACCAGCGCGCCGGGGCAAGGCTTGCACTACGAGCTGCGGTTTCCGAGCTCGCGAAGGGTGGCCCGTTAA